The Edaphobacter acidisoli genome contains the following window.
TCTGGGCGAACGGAGCCATCAGCAGATGAGGCAACGGCAGCCACACGCCACCGAGCTGCACGAGACCGGGATTACGCGAGTCGAGGATGCGGCGCGCAATGCCCAGATGCGCTACCGCATCGCCGTAGAGCAGCAGATAACCTTTCTGGATGCAGACCACGAGCGCGAGAAAGCCCAGCACCAGCGCGGCCATGGCGACAGGAAAGGTCTCCTCCCGCGTGGCCGGACGTACCTCCCCGTCGCCAGTGCCGTTGAGCACGACCGGATTGAGCTTCGCCGGTTCGCTCTTTGCCGCTTTACGCCCCCGTGTAGTCAAGGTGCGAGATCTCCTGAAACAGCTTGAAACGTGCGTCAATCTCTTCGCGCGTCACATTCTGCAGACGCTCCGTACCGAACCGCTCCACAGCGAACGATCCCATCACTCCGCCGTAGAACATCGCCTTGCGGAAGACTGCCGGCGTGAGCTCCGGCTGCGAGGCGAGATAGCCGTAGAACCCTCCGGCAAACGAGTCGCCAGCGCCGGTCGGATCCACCACCTCGGCCAGAGGCAGCGCAGGCGCGCGGAACGGATGCCTGGCCTTCAGGCCGCCACCGAAAGAACGCTCGCTGAAGAACGCCGTCGCGCCGTACTCGCCGTGCTTAACCACCAGAGTCTTCGGCCCCATCGCCAGGACCTTCTCTGCGGCGACGACCAGGTTCTTCTCACCGGCGAGCATCCGCACCTCGCCATCATTGATCAGCAGAACGTTCAGCTCGCGCATGACCTTTTCAAGGTTCGCGCGATGATCGGCGATCCAGTAATTCATCGTGTCGCCGCACACCATCTTCACCTTCGGCATCTGGCTGCGAACACGCGCCTGCAACACTGGGTCGATGTTGGCAAGAA
Protein-coding sequences here:
- a CDS encoding PfkB family carbohydrate kinase, with the protein product MAILVVGSVAFDSIETPHGKVDHCLGGAATHFSLAASYFTDVRVIAVVGKDFSAENEAVMTRRGIDTRGLERADGLSFHWTGAYSGNMDEAKTLGTDLNVFANFEPKIPEAYKDTEYLFLANIDPVLQARVRSQMPKVKMVCGDTMNYWIADHRANLEKVMRELNVLLINDGEVRMLAGEKNLVVAAEKVLAMGPKTLVVKHGEYGATAFFSERSFGGGLKARHPFRAPALPLAEVVDPTGAGDSFAGGFYGYLASQPELTPAVFRKAMFYGGVMGSFAVERFGTERLQNVTREEIDARFKLFQEISHLDYTGA